A genomic region of Caenorhabditis elegans chromosome V contains the following coding sequences:
- the str-206 gene encoding Serpentine receptor class r-10 (Partially confirmed by transcript evidence) yields the protein MIESTWLQFQYHVLTAFVLLSLFCNGILMILIQLKSPKQLGTYKYLMNFISIFEICYSIVDYIVVPVMHSYGSSFFIMTPLTHTFLNKQNALIMQAVWCGFFGSSMAIFGIHFIYRYLAVSGNSYISTFNGPTLILWMLMPIINGFIWGTVALICCGPKDVLTNYIRNNLMETFGLSVDEVVYIGPYFFDENGKFLLDWDVLITLFGASLIMGSSLCTIFYFGWKCYKALSDLQSLSSGYSPQYRALQRQFFAALVCQTVIPISLMHFPLLISYSGALLNRGFGRLSNLASITIAFYPAIDPLPSILIIKNYREGVKNFCLAPIQCCIKLKKKYSSKVANVEVSDRRSSSIPENGVTSVWGEVL from the exons atgaTTGAATCTACGTGGCTCCAATTTCAGTACCATGTCCTAACCGCATTCGTTCTTTTATCGCTTTTCTGCAACGGAATTCTCATGATTTTGATTCAACTGAAATCTCCAAAGCAGTTGGGTACTTACAaatatttgatgaattttatttcaatttttgaaatttgctacTCGATCGTCGACTATATCGTAGTTCCAGTAATGCATTCCTATGGATcctcattttttataatgaCTCCACTTACccatacatttttgaataaacaaaATGCATTGATTATGCAAGCTGTTTGGTGTGGATTCTTTGGATCTTCAATGGCTATTTTTGGGATTCATTTTATATATCGGTATCTAGCTGTTAGCGG aaactctTACATCTCAACATTCAATGGTCCTACTCTTATTCTCTGGATGTTGATGCCAATTATCAACGGATTTATCTGGGGAACAGTTGCATTAATTTGCTGTGGACCAAAAGATGTCCTAACAAATTATATAAg AAATAACTTAATGGAAACATTTGGTTTGTCAGTTGACGAAGTTGTCTATATTGGTCCGTATTTCTTTGATGAAAATGGTAAATTCCTATTAGATTGGGATGTATTGATAACTTTGTTTGGAGCATCTTTGATTATG GGTTCATCTCTCTgtacaattttctattttggcTGGAAGTGTTATAAAGCACTATCTGATCTACAATCACTCTCTAGTGGATATTCACCACAATATCGCGCACTGCAAAGACAGTTTTTCGCTGCATTAGTGTGTCAAACTGTCATTCCAATTAGTCTAATGCATTTTCCACTTCTTATTTCATATTCTGGAGCACTTCTGAACAGAGGATTCGGTCGATTAAGCAACCTAGCATCTATCACAATTGCTTTTTACCCTGCTATAGATCCATTGCCAAGCATATtaatcatcaaaaactatCGAGAAGGtgttaaaaatttctgtttgGCTCCAATCCAATGCTGTattaaattgaagaaaaaatattcatcaaAAGTAGCAAATGTGGAAGTCAGTGACAGAAGATCATCAAGTATTCCAGAAAATGGTGTAACTTCAGTATGGGGAGAGGTCCTTTAA
- the W06H8.6 gene encoding BHLH domain-containing protein (Confirmed by transcript evidence), protein MVLFFTSCPTSSLVSHSPVPSSTKSTTTTSDLFQEHPKSQPIPVRNNGQWDNSDHLSCSPLERFPSPLATSAESVNSIKSSCSSRSSAERETERAQRRQLLNTSLSKLREEANMPLRKHLLIFHTVKTIQKDLDQLDDEELYCSLVGMSNDTTAMLMEVDGTGDEYSWGTEKDCYNNEIMMMTANDVVDSAVICGAPQKQEERGASTDFSGMMFGDEFEMEEAETKTWSWSSGDSILDSVQDSKSNSMDALFKWSSSCSDAAYNAPVSNSFGGWADSSPLSGDGLFGLSDDTTSSWSHGATGFDMWGTNDALGSARFDMHNLLLLQA, encoded by the exons ATGGTGTTGTTTTTCACGTCCTGTCCAACCTCATCACTGGTGAGCCATTCCCCTGTCCCGTCGTCAACGAAATCGACGACGACGACATCAGATCTCTTCCAAGAGCATCCAAAGTCGCAGCCGATCCCAGTAAG aaacaaCGGTCAATGGGACAACAGCGATCACCTCTCGTGTTCGCCGCTCGAGCGATTCCCATCTCCGCTCGCCACGTCAGCGGAGTCTGTTAACTCGATCAAGTCGAG TTGCTCGTCGCGCTCATCGGCCGAACGTGAGACGGAACGCGCGCAACGTCGTCAATTGCTCAATACCAGCCTGAGTAAATTGCGAGAGGAAGCGAACATGCCACTTCGGAAGCATCTTCTGATCTTCCACACTGTCAAGACAATCCAG AAAGACTTGGATCAATTGGACGACGAAGAATTGTACTGCTCTCTGGTGGGTATGTCGAACGACACGACGGCGATGCTGATGGAAGTCGATGGTACCGGTGACGAGTATAGTTGGGGCACCGAGAAGGATTGCTACAACAACGAGATAATGATGATGACCGCCAACGATGTCGTCGACTCCGCCGTCATCTGCGGAGCACCTCAGAAACAAGAGGAGCGCGGCGCATCGACCGATTTCAGTGGAATGATGTTTGGCG ACGAATTCGAGATGGAGGAGGCCGAGACAAAGACCTGGTCTTGGTCGTCTGGAGATTCAATTCTCGATTCTGTTCAA gaTTCGAAATCCAACTCAATGGACGCTTTGTTCAAGTGGTCCTCGTCGTGCTCTGACGCAGCCTACAACGCACCGGTCTCCAACTCATTCGGTGGATGGGCTGACTCTTCGCCACTTTCTGGTGATGGACTCTTCGGTCTCTCGGACGATACGACTTCTTCGTGGTCCCACGGAGCCACTGGCTTCGACATGTGGGGAACCAACGACGCGCTCGGATCGGCTCGCTTCGACATGCACAATTTGCTTCTTTTGCAAGCTTAG